In one Antennarius striatus isolate MH-2024 chromosome 15, ASM4005453v1, whole genome shotgun sequence genomic region, the following are encoded:
- the gas1b gene encoding growth arrest-specific protein 1b, which yields MASRAILMERIVGLTCGVLILIIGLGVGSPHHSRRLICWKAILKCHGEPDCHYAYDQYLYACASIISGDRKKCPSHCISSLVQLNLTQSGPALEDCDCALDPVCRRTKQAIEPCLPRTRTMGCTEARRQCETDLYCSSAMNDYLFHCRKLFGGERCSDECRRVIADMRSIPKAQQLDTCVCDGLDRTICEHIKFSMKTFCSDSSDRFAGSGFSDSEEDSEDYYFEQEVDLYVENSSDSNPRKNAFNFLTTILVLVKFM from the coding sequence ATGGCAAGTCGTGCCATACTGATGGAGCGGATCGTGGGTCTGACCTGCGGCGTCCTGATCCTGATCATCGGTTTAGGTGTCGGGTCTCCTCACCACAGCCGCCGGCTGATCTGCTGGAAAGCCATCCTCAAGTGCCACGGAGAGCCGGACTGCCATTACGCGTACGATCAATACCTTTACGCCTGCGCGTCAATCATCAGTGGGGACCGTAAGAAGTGTCCCAGTCACTGCATATCCTCCCTGGTTCAGCTCAATCTAACCCAAAGCGGTCCGGCTCTGGAGGACTGCGATTGCGCGCTGGACCCGGTCTGCAGGAGGACCAAACAAGCCATCGAGCCGTGCCTACCGCGGACAAGAACCATGGGCTGCACCGAGGCCCGGCGCCAGTGTGAGACGGACCTGTACTGCAGTTCAGCCATGAATGATTATTTATTCCACTGCAGGAAACTTTTCGGAGGGGAAAGATGCTCGGATGAGTGTCGCAGGGTGATCGCCGACATGCGCTCCATACCGAAGGCGCAACAGCTCGACACTTGCGTGTGCGACGGCCTGGATAGGACCATATGCGAGCACATCAAGTTCAGCATGAAGACTTTCTGCTCCGATTCCAGCGATAGGTTCGCTGGGAGCGGCTTTTCAGACTCAGAGGAGGATTCTGAGGACTATTACTTCGAGCAAGAGGTTGATCTGTACGTGGAAAACTCGAGTGACTCAAATCCACGCAAGAATGCTTTTAATTTCCTGACCACCATTTTGGTTTTAGTTAAATTCATGTGA